A region of the Streptomyces sp. NBC_00442 genome:
AGGGCGTCGAAGCGGTGCACGCCGCGTGCGGTGTCGCGCACGATCAGCAGGGTCCACCAGTCGCCCACGACGTCCAGGGCCTGGGCGATGGCACAGTGCCCGTCGTCGAGCCGGGTGCGTTGCGGCATGCGGCCATCCCTTCGCGACCCCTTCGGGGCCGGCGCGCCGTGCGGGCCGGCCGGCCCGCACGGGAATCATGATGCCCTAGTTAGTTTCCATAGGGAACCCGGTCGGGTGCGGGCCGGCCGCACGGCCCGTCGGGCAGGGCGGGACACGGGCCCGTCACGTGAGACCGGTTCGCCCCGGCGGGCGGTGGCCGGTTAGGTTTTGGGGCATGACCGACACGACTGCTACTGCTACGACCGGCGCCGCGGCCGCCGGACTCGCCACCATCGCCGCCGACGGCACCGTCCTGGACACCTGGTTCCCCGCCCCCGAGCTCGTGGCCGTCGCCGAGCCCGGCCCGGCCGGCACCGAGCGGCTCTCCGCCGAGCGCGCCGCCGAACTGCTCGGCGCGGGTGCGCTCAAGGCCGTCGGCGTGGACGAGCGCCGCGGGGTCGAGGTCGTCGCCGTCCGTACGGTCATCGCCTCGCTCGACGCCAAGATGCTCGACGCGCACGACGCCTACCTGCGTCTGCACCTCCTCTCGCACCGGCTCGTCAAGCCGCACGGCCAGAACCTCGACGGGCTCTTCGGGCTGCTCGCCAACGTGGCCTGGACCTCGCTCGGTCCGGTCGCCGTCGACGACATCGAGACGGTCCGCCTCAACGCCCGCGCCGAGGGGCTGCACCTCCAGGTGACGTCGATCGACAAGTTCCCGCGCATGACGGACTACGTCGCCCCCAAGGGCGTGCGCATCGCCGACGCGGACCGGGTCCGCCTGGGCGCGCACCTCGCCGAGGGCACCACCGTCATGCACGAGGGCTTCGTGAACTTCAACGCGGGCACGCTCGGCACGTCCATGGTCGAGGGCCGCATCTCGGCCGGCGTCGTGGTCGGCGACGGCTCCGACATCGGCGGCGGCGCGTCCACGATGGGCACGCTGTCGGGCGGCGGCAACGTCCGCATCGTCATCGGCGAGCGGTGCCTCGTCGGTGCGGAGGCGGGGGTCGGGATCGCGCTCGGCGACGAGTGCGTCGTCGAGGCGGGGCTGTACGTCACGGCCGGTACGCGGGTCACCATGCCCGACGGGCAGATCGTGAAGGCGCGGGAGCTGTCGGGGGCGTCCAACATCCTGTTCCGGCGGAACTCGGTTACGGGAACGGTTGAGGCGCGGCCGAACAATGCGGTGTGGGGTGGCCTGAACGAGGTCCTCCACGCCCACAACTAGCCGACCCCCCTGGGGCTCCGCCCCAGGCCCCGGTTCGCGCCTCAAGGGCGCTCGTCCTCAATGTCCCCCAAGGCCTCAGGGGCCAGGGGGGACCCCCATGATGGGCTGAGGATGCCTGAGACGGGCACCCTGCCAAGGTCACCCCCCCCAGGGGCGCGGGGAACTGCGCGGTCGGCCCCCGCCGGCCCGCGGGTGGCATCGCACTCGGCGGGCCGGGGAAACCGGGGGGGGTGGGGCAGAGCCCCGGCCCCCCGGGCTCGGGAGGGGGTCCGGGGTCACCCCAGGAGGGTGGACAGGGCGGCCCGGAGGCGCGCCGTGTCCTCCTCGCCGGCCCCCTGCAAGGGCCCCCGCACCGGAAGGCCCAGAACCGCCTTCGCCGTGACGGCCCCCGGCAGCCCCGATGCCATCATCAACTCGGTCAGAGGCAGCGCGAGTTGATTGAGGCGAGCAGCCTCACGCACCGCCCCCGCGTCGAACGCGTCCAGCACCGCCCGCACGGCCCGCGGCGCCACGTTCGCCACCGTGCTCACACAGCCCGCCCCGCCCACCGCGTACAGCGGCAGGTTCAGCTCCTCGCAGCCGGAGTAGTACGCCAGCGACGTGCGGCCCATGACCTTGGTCGAGCCGAGCAGGTCGTACGCGCAGTCCTTCACCGCCACGATCCGCTCGTGCTCCGCGAGCCGCATCATCGTGTCGGTCTCGATCCGTGTGCCCGTGCGGCCGGGGATGTCGTACAGCATCACCGGCAGCCCGGTCGCGTCGGCCACCGTACGGAAGTGGGCCTCGACGGCGGCCTGCGGGGGCCGGCTGTAGTAGGGGGTCACCACCAACAGGCCGTCCGCGCCCGCCCGTTCGGCCGCGTGGCCCAGCGCGACGGTGTGGGCGGTCGACGCGCTGCCCACCCCCGCCACGACCGACGCTCGGCCGCCCACCTCCGCGGCCACCGCCCGTACCAGCGCGGTCTTCTCCTCGTCGGTGGTCGTCGGCGACTCCCCGGTCGTGCCGTTCAGGACCAGCCCGTCGCAGCCGTGGTCGACCAGGCGCGCGGCCAGGTCCCGCGCGGCCGCCAGGTCGAGTTCGCGGGACGCGGTGAACGGCGTGACCATGGCGCACAGCGCCCGGCCGAACGGGCGGGGAATCGGGCTCGATGTCGTCATACGGCAGTTTCGCCCCGGCGTAGAGTTAACGTCTACTTAGACTTTATTCCGGGATGATGCAGGGATGCTGAAGAGAGGTGGGGCCGGGTTCACTGGCTGGTCGTGTGCTCCGGGCGCAGGACCAGGACGACACGGCGATCGGCGTCGTCCAGCGGGCCCTCGTACTCCAGGCCGTAGCGCTGGGCCAGGACGTCGAAGAACGCCCCGGTCGGGTCGGGCTCGATGCGCTCGACCGTGCCACGGACCTCCAGGTAGCGGTAGGGGCGCTCCGGGTCGTTGACCGAGACGGACACCTCGGGGTGGGCCACGACGTTCTTGTACTTGCGGCGCGTGGTGGTCGTGGTGAAGCGCAGGAACTCGCCGTCCCAGATCTGCCAGACGGGGTTGACGTGCGGGGCGCCGTCCGGGCCGATGGTGGCGAGGTGCACGAAGAGGGGGCGGGTCAGCAGGTCCTCGTGGGCGGCGGGGATCACGGATGCGGCGTCGTTCGGGCTCTTGATCGTCATGGACCCGGACGCTAGCAACACCGGATCGGACAGCGGGAGTTGCCCCCATCCCGGCTCGGGCGGGCGGTCGTCGTGAGACGTGACGACCGCCCGCCCGAGCGCGTACCGCTACGGGTGGAAGCGGATGATCTGCGGGTCGTGGTCGCTGGTCTGGTTCGCGAACTCGGCGTTGATGTGCACGCTGTCGTAGTCGAAGCCACGGATCGCGGGGCTGGTCAGGACCTGGTCGAGGACCTGGGTGTTGCCCTGGTAGACGTAGGAGTAGCGCTCCTTCCCGGGCAGCGTGCGGTAGGCCGAGCGCAGCGCGCCGCCCTCCTCCAGGGCCTTGGTCGTGCCCGAGAAGTCGAAGTCGTTGATGTCGCCGACGGCCAGGACGTCCGCGTGCTTGTCGACCGCGAGCAGCTGCTTCACGAAGGCGTTGACGGCCTGCGCCTGCTGGAGCCGCTTGGCCTCCGAGGAGCGCGGCACCGGCTGGTGCTGCGAGACCAGGCCCTCGTCGCCGCCCTTCGACGCGAAGTGGTTGGCGATCACGAAGACCGTCTTCCCCTTGAACACGAACTCGCCGGCCAGCGGCTTGCGGCTGTCCCCCCACGCCGCGTTGGCCGGGTCGATCCGGCCGGGGGAGAGGGTCAGGGCCGGGTGGCCCTTGGTCCCGGTGACGCCGACGGCGGTCTTGTAGTCGCCGCCGGGACGGTCGGTGAAGGAGACCCGCGCCGGGTTGAACAGGAAGCCCTGGCGGATGTTGCCGCCGGGCTCGCCGCCGTCCTTGTTGCTCTCCGGGTCGATCGAACGCCACTCGTAGGCCGGGCCGCCCGCCGCGACGATCGCGTCCGTGAACTTCTTCACGGTCGCCGACGCGTCCACCGTGCCGTCGTTCTTCGCACCGTTGTTGTCCTGGATCTCCTCCAGGGCCACGATGTCCGGCGAGGCGAGGTTGGTCACCACACCCTGCGCCAGCGCGTCGAACTTCGACTGCGGGTCGGTCGGGTCCAAGTTCTCCACGTTGTACGTGGCCACCGCCAGCTCGCCGGTGCGCTGCTTGCGGGTGACCTCGCGCTTGAGACCGTTGTCCTTGACCGTGCCGAGCGTGCGCGCGGTGATGGTGTAGCCGCCGAACTGGTTGAAGTCCAGGGGGCCTTCGGTGGTCCCGGTCAGGGTGTCGCCCACGTTCGCGGTGGGGAAGGCCTGCTGCGCCGTCGGGATCAGGCTCTGGATCTGGAGGCGCCCGGTGTTCTGGTCGTTGTACGAGGAGTACAGCGAGCCGCCGCGCGCCGTCCGGTTCTCCTGCGGCTTCACCGTGACCCACAGCTCGGAGTACGGGTCGGTGGCGCCGACCACCCGCGAGGTGCCGATGCGGACGTTCATGCCCTCAAGGGACTCGTAGTAGTCCGTGGCGTACTTCTTCGGCCGCAGGGCCAGACCGTTGACGCTGTTGCCGGCCGCCGGGTCGCCGTTCGGCGTGTAGCGGTCGGGCACCGAGCGGGAGGTGATGACGACCGGGGCGGGCACCGCGTTGCCCGAGGAGAGGACCGTCACGGTCGGCTTGGACAGCTCGGTGACCGACTGGTTGCCCGAGGCCGGACCGCCGGGGACGTACTCGGTGACGGTGGCGGAGACCTCCACCGCGTCGCCCACGGCGACCGTCGGGTTGGAGCTCGTGAAGACGAAGACGCCCTCGCTGGTGGCCGGGTCCTTGTCGGGGGCGGTGTCCTGGAACCAGAAGCCCTTGGAGGAACCATAGGCGCGCACCCCGGTGACGACACCGGTCACGCCGGTGACCTGCTGGCCCGCCAGCGGGGATATCCGGGTGGTGCCCTGGATGTCGTGGATCTTCGCCTGCACGGGCGCTGCGGGGGCCGCCTGGGAGGAGGCGGCGCAGACCAGGCCGGCGGCGAGCGCGGCGGCGACCACGGCGGACACGGCGGCGGTTCTGGGAACGGGCATTCACGTACTCCGAGGGTGATGGGGGCGATGAGGGAAAAACGGTGCGTGCGGCGGTACGGTTCTACGCGCGTCAATCTCTTGGCTGGGGTGGGGAGTTGTCAAGGGTTTGCGAGTGGTCGATTACCGACGAGTAGATGAACGTTCGGGGGAGCGGCGCGGGAACGGGCGCGGCCGGGCGCCCCGGGTGGTGCGGGCGCCGGGTGTGTACGGCCGGCGCAACGAAACCCGGTGAAATACGTCTACGCTGGGTGCCGCTCGCCCCTCGCTGATCCAGCGCGACCAGAGCCCCCAGACCGTACGGCCGAGGAGTACCCCCAGATGTCCGGAGACCGCCCCACCCTGCCGCCGGTACGGCTGAACTCCGAGGCGGAGCTGGCGCGGGACGCGCTGTCCGCCCCGCTGCTCGCCCGTGCGGCGCGGCTCGCCCGCTGGGCCGGACCCGAAACCCGGGTCGGGGCCGGCGGCGAACTCGTCGAGGAGCAGCTGCCCGCGGCCGCCGCCGAACTCGGCCTGGGCGACGACCAGGACGGCCCGGCCTACGCGAGCGAGGCCTGGCGGGTCGCGGTCGACACTGGGCTCGTCGACATCGAGGACGCCGAGGGCCCCGAGGACGAGGACGCCGAGGGCACTGCCTCCACGGGCGACAACCTGGCCGTTCTCACCTCCGGCTCGCCCCAGGACGTCCTCGCGATCTGGGCCGACGCCTTCGACGTGGTCTTCGCCGACGCCACCGCCCCGATGATCGACGACTTCGCGGACCTGGTCGGCGAGGACGGCGAGATCGACTTCGAGCGCCTCGAATGGGACCCGGAGGAGGAGGCCGAGTTCCTGGAGGGCGTGCTCGGCAACCTGTACCTGCTGACGGTCAGCGAGGGCGGCACTCCCGAAGGCCCCGTGCCGCTGCCCGCGCTCGCCGCCTCGATGATCGTCCCCGACGACATGGGGGAGCCCACCGACGACATCCTGGAGCAGGTCTCCGACGCGATGATGCGCCTCGACGACCAGTTCCGGCTCCTGGAGCCGATCGGACTGGTCGAGTACGAGCCCGTCGACGAGGCCCTGATGGCCGAGGTGGGCGACGAGCCCGCCCCGCCGGTGGACGACGAGGACGTCTCCCGCTACGGAATGGTCCGGCTGACCCCGCTCGGTCTGTACGGCGTGCGCGCCCGGATGCTGGAGGCGGGCGTGGACGCCCCCGCCGTCGGCGACCTGGCGGACAAGGGCGCGGACGCGCTGCTCGACGGCATCGCCTACTTCCCCGAACTGTCGGCCCGCGCCGAGACCGAGCAGTGGCTGTCCCGGCGTGAACCGGCGCAGGCGGCACGAGAGTTGCTCGCCGCGGCCCGGGGCGGCGATGCGGGCGGCCCGCTGCGCAGGCTCCACTGCCAGCAGGCGCTCGCCCTGACGGGGGCCGCCGCGGAGCCCGCCGTGCGCGAGGTGCTGCCCGGCCCCGAACTGGGCGGCCTCGCCCGGGTCTGGCTCGCCGAGCGCGGCGCCCCCGATGTGCCGCCGCCCTCCGAGACGATGATCTTCTGGCTGGCCATCGACACCATCGCCGCCCAACTGGCCGTCGAGGGCGACCTGGAGGAGCTCCAGGAACTCGTCGAGGGTCTCGTCGGCCAGCACAGCGGGTTCTTCGACGCGGCCTGGCGGGTGGAGCACCCGGCGACCGCCGACGTCCTGGAGGCGATGGGACGCCTCCACCCCGACAAGTCCACCGCCAAGGAAGCGCGCAAGGCTGCCTTCAAGGCCCGCTCCCGCGCCTGACCGCGCCGAACCGCGGCCGCACCCGAACCGCGGCCGCACCCGAACCGCGGCCGCACCCGAACCGCGCCCGCACCCGTGCTACGACCTCGCACCGCCGCGAACCGCCCGGTGGCCA
Encoded here:
- a CDS encoding endonuclease/exonuclease/phosphatase family protein, coding for MPVPRTAAVSAVVAAALAAGLVCAASSQAAPAAPVQAKIHDIQGTTRISPLAGQQVTGVTGVVTGVRAYGSSKGFWFQDTAPDKDPATSEGVFVFTSSNPTVAVGDAVEVSATVTEYVPGGPASGNQSVTELSKPTVTVLSSGNAVPAPVVITSRSVPDRYTPNGDPAAGNSVNGLALRPKKYATDYYESLEGMNVRIGTSRVVGATDPYSELWVTVKPQENRTARGGSLYSSYNDQNTGRLQIQSLIPTAQQAFPTANVGDTLTGTTEGPLDFNQFGGYTITARTLGTVKDNGLKREVTRKQRTGELAVATYNVENLDPTDPQSKFDALAQGVVTNLASPDIVALEEIQDNNGAKNDGTVDASATVKKFTDAIVAAGGPAYEWRSIDPESNKDGGEPGGNIRQGFLFNPARVSFTDRPGGDYKTAVGVTGTKGHPALTLSPGRIDPANAAWGDSRKPLAGEFVFKGKTVFVIANHFASKGGDEGLVSQHQPVPRSSEAKRLQQAQAVNAFVKQLLAVDKHADVLAVGDINDFDFSGTTKALEEGGALRSAYRTLPGKERYSYVYQGNTQVLDQVLTSPAIRGFDYDSVHINAEFANQTSDHDPQIIRFHP
- the dapA gene encoding 4-hydroxy-tetrahydrodipicolinate synthase, which gives rise to MTTSSPIPRPFGRALCAMVTPFTASRELDLAAARDLAARLVDHGCDGLVLNGTTGESPTTTDEEKTALVRAVAAEVGGRASVVAGVGSASTAHTVALGHAAERAGADGLLVVTPYYSRPPQAAVEAHFRTVADATGLPVMLYDIPGRTGTRIETDTMMRLAEHERIVAVKDCAYDLLGSTKVMGRTSLAYYSGCEELNLPLYAVGGAGCVSTVANVAPRAVRAVLDAFDAGAVREAARLNQLALPLTELMMASGLPGAVTAKAVLGLPVRGPLQGAGEEDTARLRAALSTLLG
- the dapD gene encoding 2,3,4,5-tetrahydropyridine-2,6-dicarboxylate N-succinyltransferase — translated: MTDTTATATTGAAAAGLATIAADGTVLDTWFPAPELVAVAEPGPAGTERLSAERAAELLGAGALKAVGVDERRGVEVVAVRTVIASLDAKMLDAHDAYLRLHLLSHRLVKPHGQNLDGLFGLLANVAWTSLGPVAVDDIETVRLNARAEGLHLQVTSIDKFPRMTDYVAPKGVRIADADRVRLGAHLAEGTTVMHEGFVNFNAGTLGTSMVEGRISAGVVVGDGSDIGGGASTMGTLSGGGNVRIVIGERCLVGAEAGVGIALGDECVVEAGLYVTAGTRVTMPDGQIVKARELSGASNILFRRNSVTGTVEARPNNAVWGGLNEVLHAHN
- a CDS encoding PPOX class F420-dependent oxidoreductase, which codes for MTIKSPNDAASVIPAAHEDLLTRPLFVHLATIGPDGAPHVNPVWQIWDGEFLRFTTTTTRRKYKNVVAHPEVSVSVNDPERPYRYLEVRGTVERIEPDPTGAFFDVLAQRYGLEYEGPLDDADRRVVLVLRPEHTTSQ